A stretch of the Paludisphaera rhizosphaerae genome encodes the following:
- a CDS encoding AraC family transcriptional regulator, translated as MTSHLSEKHIRWPGLDLTIAREDATRPTEWSIRGPRDSVIVHLAGALRELETEVDGGGGSVGPALAGEVWTIPAGTSYRGWAEGAEISYVVFHLDPDPERPISGLGGVGDEFLHGVAARLAALATQKDVSARAEGARLATAVRRHVGRAFAASPARGHSLGSEAARALRWYVHANLSQRIALGELAEVAGMSPHHLLTAFRRAFGTTPTQYVIAQRLRQARRLLAADPTRDLTDVALTVGFSSHSHMTAAFKARLGRPPRAFRDRPVRDAIDRWGVGRGSSLV; from the coding sequence ATGACCAGTCACCTGAGCGAGAAGCACATCCGATGGCCGGGCCTGGACCTGACGATCGCCCGCGAGGACGCGACCCGGCCGACCGAGTGGTCGATCCGCGGCCCGCGCGACTCAGTGATCGTCCACCTCGCCGGCGCGCTTCGGGAACTGGAGACCGAGGTCGACGGCGGCGGCGGCAGCGTCGGGCCCGCGCTGGCGGGCGAGGTCTGGACGATCCCGGCGGGTACCTCCTACAGGGGCTGGGCGGAGGGGGCAGAGATTTCCTACGTTGTGTTCCACCTGGACCCCGACCCCGAGCGCCCGATCTCCGGACTGGGCGGCGTGGGTGATGAGTTTCTGCACGGCGTTGCAGCGCGGCTGGCCGCGCTGGCGACCCAAAAGGACGTCTCCGCAAGAGCCGAAGGCGCACGGCTGGCGACGGCCGTCCGGCGGCACGTCGGCCGGGCCTTCGCGGCGAGCCCGGCGCGGGGGCATTCGCTCGGTTCTGAGGCGGCCCGCGCGCTGCGGTGGTACGTCCACGCGAACCTGTCGCAACGGATCGCCTTGGGGGAGCTTGCGGAGGTCGCCGGCATGAGCCCCCACCATCTGCTGACCGCGTTCCGCCGGGCCTTCGGCACGACCCCGACGCAGTACGTGATCGCCCAGCGGCTCCGCCAGGCGCGGCGGCTGCTGGCGGCCGACCCGACGCGCGACCTGACCGACGTGGCGCTGACGGTCGGCTTCTCCAGCCACAGCCACATGACGGCCGCCTTCAAGGCCCGGCTGGGCCGGCCGCCGCGGGCCTTTCGCGACCGGCCCGTCCGAGACGCAATCGACCGCTGGGGTGTGGGGCGAGGCTCCAGTTTGGTTTAG
- a CDS encoding SDR family oxidoreductase, translating to MADGQELKGKVAVVGGGAKNLGGRLSVELARRGAAVMIHYHSDSARPEADAAVAAIRGGGGRAESFQGDLSKPRVVAALFDEAVKAFGGVDLAVNTTGVVIKKPIHEVTEEDYDRSFNVNSKAAFFFIKEAGRTLNDRGKICTIVTSLLAGYTDSYSIYAGAKSPIEHFTRAASKEFGPRGISVTALGPGPMETPFFYGQETPESAAYNQSAAALSKFTKTGLTDVEDVVPIVLFLLADGWWITGQTIFCNGGYTSR from the coding sequence ATGGCCGATGGTCAAGAGTTGAAGGGGAAGGTCGCGGTGGTCGGCGGCGGTGCCAAGAACCTCGGCGGCCGTCTGAGCGTCGAGTTGGCCCGCCGCGGCGCGGCGGTGATGATCCACTATCACAGCGACTCCGCCAGGCCCGAGGCCGACGCGGCCGTCGCCGCCATCCGAGGAGGCGGCGGCCGGGCCGAGTCGTTCCAGGGCGACCTCTCCAAGCCCAGGGTCGTCGCCGCCCTCTTCGACGAGGCCGTCAAGGCGTTCGGCGGCGTCGACCTGGCCGTCAACACCACGGGAGTCGTCATCAAGAAGCCGATCCACGAGGTGACCGAGGAGGACTACGACCGCAGCTTCAACGTGAACTCCAAGGCGGCCTTCTTCTTCATCAAGGAGGCCGGCCGGACGCTCAACGACCGCGGCAAGATCTGCACGATCGTGACGTCGCTCCTGGCCGGCTACACCGACTCGTATTCAATCTACGCGGGCGCCAAGTCCCCTATCGAGCATTTCACCCGCGCCGCGTCCAAGGAGTTCGGCCCCCGCGGAATCTCGGTGACGGCCCTGGGCCCCGGCCCGATGGAGACCCCGTTCTTCTACGGCCAGGAGACGCCCGAGTCGGCCGCGTACAATCAGTCGGCCGCGGCGCTGAGCAAGTTCACGAAGACCGGCCTTACGGACGTAGAGGACGTCGTCCCCATCGTCCTCTTCCTGCTCGCCGACGGTTGGTGGATCACCGGCCAGACCATCTTCTGCAACGGCGGCTATACATCCCGCTGA
- a CDS encoding MFS transporter yields the protein MPSESSYQHADALDRARTKAYRRLLPLLFICYVVAYIDRTNVGFAKLTMEEQLGSLGFSEKVFGFGMGVFFIGYLLLEIPGSVLVERWSARKWIFRIMVSWGIVASMTAFVHKRVPGVTNAVESVTKSAGRALEATIGGGAGSYAEALQGPGAAYIGQFFSVRFLLGLAEAGFFPGVIVYLSHWFPRRDRSRALAWFLIAAPLSQIIGPKICDWMMKAGDGVAGLVGWQWIFLLWGLPAVILGFVVLFFLTDRPAQASWLTPEEREALQAELDAEKAAHPSTHFTIAQALAHPKVLLLALAFFLCTCGNYAVEMQMPSILKDWYKLSTGGIALLLMIPPVGSLLGQLFVGWNSDRTAERRWHASLPIVLGAVAMALIPFSHGNVVLSVLGFTVALIGFKAYLPAFWTLPGMFLTESAAAASIGFINSIANLGGWVGPTLVGVLKQNTNSYDTALWILSGFMIVAATIIANIGVGRRQTAPVETPEPSSAVV from the coding sequence ATGCCGTCGGAATCCTCATATCAGCATGCAGACGCCCTGGATCGCGCCCGAACCAAGGCGTATCGGCGGCTCTTGCCGCTCTTGTTCATCTGCTACGTCGTCGCGTACATCGACCGGACGAACGTGGGCTTCGCGAAGCTGACGATGGAGGAGCAACTGGGGTCGCTGGGGTTTTCAGAGAAGGTCTTCGGCTTCGGGATGGGGGTCTTCTTCATCGGCTATCTGCTGCTGGAGATCCCCGGCTCGGTGCTGGTGGAGCGCTGGAGCGCCCGCAAGTGGATCTTCCGGATCATGGTCTCGTGGGGGATCGTGGCCTCGATGACGGCGTTCGTGCACAAGCGCGTGCCGGGGGTCACCAACGCCGTTGAGAGCGTCACGAAGTCGGCCGGCCGGGCGCTTGAGGCGACGATCGGCGGCGGCGCGGGCTCGTATGCGGAGGCCCTCCAGGGGCCGGGGGCGGCGTATATCGGGCAGTTCTTCTCGGTCCGGTTCCTGCTGGGGCTGGCCGAGGCCGGGTTCTTCCCGGGGGTGATCGTTTATCTCTCGCACTGGTTCCCCCGACGGGACCGCTCGCGGGCCCTGGCCTGGTTTTTGATCGCCGCGCCGCTGTCTCAGATCATTGGGCCGAAGATCTGCGACTGGATGATGAAGGCGGGCGACGGCGTCGCGGGCCTGGTCGGCTGGCAGTGGATCTTCCTGCTCTGGGGGCTCCCCGCCGTGATCCTGGGCTTCGTGGTCCTCTTCTTCCTGACCGACCGCCCCGCCCAGGCGAGTTGGTTGACGCCTGAGGAGCGCGAGGCCCTTCAGGCCGAGCTGGATGCGGAGAAGGCGGCGCATCCGTCGACGCACTTCACGATCGCCCAGGCGCTGGCGCACCCGAAGGTCTTGCTGCTGGCGCTGGCGTTCTTCCTCTGCACCTGCGGCAACTACGCGGTCGAGATGCAGATGCCGTCGATCCTCAAGGACTGGTACAAGCTCTCCACCGGGGGGATCGCCCTGTTACTGATGATCCCGCCGGTGGGGTCCTTGCTAGGTCAGCTCTTCGTCGGCTGGAACTCCGACCGGACGGCCGAGCGGCGGTGGCACGCGTCGCTGCCGATCGTGCTGGGGGCGGTCGCCATGGCCCTGATCCCGTTCTCGCACGGCAACGTGGTGCTGAGCGTGCTGGGGTTCACCGTCGCCCTGATCGGCTTCAAGGCGTACCTCCCCGCCTTCTGGACGCTCCCCGGCATGTTCCTGACCGAGTCGGCGGCGGCGGCGAGCATCGGGTTCATCAACTCGATCGCCAACCTCGGCGGCTGGGTCGGGCCGACGCTCGTGGGGGTTTTGAAGCAGAACACCAACTCGTACGATACGGCCCTGTGGATCCTCTCCGGCTTCATGATCGTCGCCGCGACGATCATCGCCAACATCGGCGTGGGACGCCGCCAGACCGCCCCCGTGGAGACCCCCGAGCCGTCGTCCGCCGTGGTATGA